Proteins from a genomic interval of Bacteroidota bacterium:
- a CDS encoding 5'-nucleotidase C-terminal domain-containing protein, translated as MSFLILSIILFSCSNEVKDELSKVSSQRYEISSNINEDAEIKGIIKPYKDSLDKTMNVIIGHSTQVMVKGFPEGLLGNFVADLMLETVKNKLNKKVDFAFTNNGGLRAIMPKGDISVRNVYEIMPFNNKVVILKMTPELMEKLFEYFASNDGMAVSGIRFTIKNNKCFDILINGKPYQKDKNYFVLTNDYLAGGGSGMFFLKEVEEKQKIDLLLRDMIIENIVEQTKNANLIKTEIDGRIKKN; from the coding sequence TTGTCTTTTTTGATCTTATCCATAATTTTATTTTCCTGTTCAAATGAGGTAAAGGATGAGCTGTCTAAAGTAAGTTCTCAACGATACGAAATTTCTTCAAACATAAATGAAGATGCTGAAATAAAGGGAATAATTAAGCCTTACAAAGATAGCCTTGACAAAACAATGAATGTTATAATTGGTCATTCAACTCAAGTTATGGTAAAGGGCTTTCCTGAGGGATTACTTGGTAATTTTGTTGCCGATTTAATGTTAGAAACTGTAAAAAACAAATTAAATAAAAAAGTAGATTTTGCATTTACTAACAATGGTGGGCTAAGGGCAATTATGCCAAAGGGAGATATTAGCGTTAGAAATGTTTACGAAATTATGCCTTTTAATAATAAAGTTGTGATTTTGAAAATGACTCCCGAACTGATGGAAAAGTTGTTTGAATATTTTGCAAGCAATGATGGTATGGCAGTATCGGGAATCAGATTTACTATAAAAAACAATAAATGTTTTGATATATTAATAAATGGTAAGCCTTATCAAAAGGATAAAAATTATTTTGTACTTACAAATGATTATCTCGCAGGTGGAGGTAGTGGAATGTTTTTTTTAAAAGAGGTTGAAGAAAAGCAAAAAATTGATTTGTTGTTACGTGATATGATAATTGAAAATATTGTTGAGCAAACAAAAAATGCTAATCTTATAAAAACGGAGATTGATGGAAGAATCAAAAAAAATTAA
- a CDS encoding CotH kinase family protein, translating into MKNFTTSFFILLFFFISTLSKGQGAVDHWETIIFPQFSWDYFVGTTEPDSTWNTLAFNTSNWNKGKGGIGYADGDDRTIIPSTISLYMRMKFMVPDKDKIARIILSMDYDDAFVAYLNGTEIARSNIGTVGIKPKYNDTSLTFHEAVMYKGEDPESFSPSIDLISNTLSTGMNVLAIQVHNTGITSSDMSAIPFLFAGINDKSTFYAPPPSWFKVANIFISSNLPIIQINTLGNTIVDEPKITAEMTIINNGPGKLNILSDSSTDYSGQIGIEYRGQSSQEFIKKSMAIETRKSDGSNNNVSIFGWPKENDWILYAPYSDKSLLRNVLTLKLAEATNQYSSRTKFCELFINGDYKGVYVFMEKIKRDNGRVNISKLKSSDITGDDLTGGYIIKVDKSDTIAEGWYSYPSPAYPDAMILFLSYHYPKWDEIVPKQKEYIQNYILDFENTLVSNEFADPLTGYSKYIDISSFIDFLLINELSKDIDAFKYSVFMYKNKDSKGGKLKMGPYWDFNLGYGNVNYGDYHVDSTGGWIYNKAYKMFWFERLMQDTNFQNKVKCRWNKLRKGPYKTDIVLSYIDSMTNYLDEAQKRNFNEYHILGRYIWPNKYVFDTYEEEISYLKDWLSARFEWMDNNLPGYCDPSAIDEKSNPDFYLTSYPNPFTNNFNLSYNLQKTANVEISIYDITGKLLKTVVNKNQRQGNYFLNFDIKQVNINSKGIYLCVTKLNNKTISINKLVKY; encoded by the coding sequence TTGAAAAATTTTACTACTTCATTTTTTATTTTATTATTTTTCTTTATTTCAACTTTATCAAAAGGACAGGGTGCAGTTGATCACTGGGAAACCATAATATTTCCACAATTTTCATGGGATTATTTTGTTGGTACTACCGAGCCCGATTCCACATGGAATACACTTGCTTTTAACACAAGTAATTGGAATAAAGGAAAAGGAGGAATTGGTTATGCCGATGGAGATGACAGAACAATTATTCCATCTACAATATCACTTTACATGAGAATGAAATTTATGGTACCTGATAAGGATAAAATTGCCAGAATTATATTATCAATGGATTATGATGATGCATTTGTAGCCTACCTAAATGGAACAGAAATAGCAAGGTCGAACATAGGAACTGTTGGGATTAAACCAAAGTACAATGATACATCATTAACATTTCATGAAGCGGTTATGTATAAAGGTGAGGATCCTGAATCATTTTCCCCATCAATAGATTTAATATCTAATACACTTTCCACAGGAATGAATGTACTTGCAATTCAAGTACATAATACAGGTATTACTTCATCCGACATGTCAGCAATACCATTTTTATTTGCAGGCATTAATGATAAAAGTACATTTTATGCACCACCTCCTTCATGGTTCAAGGTAGCTAATATTTTCATTTCTTCAAATTTGCCAATTATCCAAATCAATACATTAGGAAATACAATTGTTGATGAGCCAAAAATAACTGCTGAAATGACAATTATTAATAATGGACCTGGAAAATTAAACATTCTTTCAGATTCATCAACGGACTATTCAGGACAAATCGGAATTGAATACAGAGGACAGTCTTCTCAGGAATTTATAAAAAAATCAATGGCAATTGAAACTCGCAAATCTGATGGAAGCAATAATAATGTTTCTATTTTTGGTTGGCCAAAAGAAAACGATTGGATTTTATATGCTCCTTACAGTGATAAAAGTCTGTTACGAAATGTTCTTACTTTGAAATTAGCAGAAGCAACAAATCAATATTCATCAAGGACAAAATTTTGTGAATTATTTATTAATGGAGACTATAAAGGCGTTTATGTTTTTATGGAAAAAATCAAAAGAGACAATGGAAGAGTAAATATTTCAAAATTAAAAAGCAGTGACATAACAGGAGATGACCTTACAGGTGGATATATAATAAAGGTTGATAAATCGGATACCATTGCAGAAGGTTGGTATTCGTACCCAAGTCCTGCATATCCTGATGCAATGATTCTCTTTTTATCATATCATTATCCTAAATGGGATGAAATAGTTCCCAAACAAAAAGAATATATACAAAATTATATCTTAGATTTTGAAAATACTTTAGTTAGCAATGAGTTTGCTGACCCGCTAACAGGTTATTCAAAATACATTGATATAAGTTCATTTATTGATTTTTTATTGATAAACGAACTTAGTAAAGACATTGATGCTTTTAAATACAGCGTTTTTATGTACAAAAATAAAGATAGCAAGGGTGGAAAATTAAAAATGGGACCATACTGGGATTTTAATCTTGGATATGGGAATGTTAACTATGGTGATTATCATGTAGATTCAACAGGGGGCTGGATTTATAACAAAGCATACAAAATGTTTTGGTTTGAAAGATTAATGCAAGACACAAATTTTCAAAACAAAGTAAAATGCAGATGGAATAAATTAAGGAAAGGTCCTTATAAAACAGATATTGTACTAAGCTATATTGATTCAATGACAAATTATTTAGATGAGGCTCAAAAACGAAATTTTAATGAATACCATATACTAGGAAGATATATTTGGCCAAACAAATATGTTTTTGATACTTATGAAGAAGAAATCAGTTATTTAAAAGATTGGCTTTCTGCTCGTTTTGAATGGATGGATAATAACCTACCCGGATATTGTGATCCATCGGCAATTGATGAAAAGTCAAATCCCGATTTTTACCTCACTAGCTACCCTAATCCATTTACTAACAACTTTAACTTAAGTTATAATTTGCAAAAAACTGCAAATGTTGAAATTAGCATTTATGATATTACAGGGAAATTACTAAAAACAGTTGTAAACAAAAATCAAAGACAGGGAAATTATTTCCTTAATTTTGATATAAAACAAGTAAATATTAATTCAAAAGGAATATATTTATGTGTAACAAAACTGAACAACAAAACAATATCTATTAATAAACTTGTTAAGTATTAA
- a CDS encoding Hpt domain-containing protein, whose product MVEQKLYNASRLEEMTDGDTKFAKEMIEYFINIYEEVIQNLFYYYEKEDWNMLRRTAHKFLSNASMLGAFSIVGNIDEIEDLALQKKKNDNIPELINTVNKDCKILSIQFENDFLKDNN is encoded by the coding sequence ATGGTAGAACAAAAATTATATAACGCTAGCAGATTAGAAGAAATGACAGATGGTGATACTAAATTTGCCAAAGAGATGATAGAATATTTTATCAATATTTATGAAGAAGTTATTCAAAACTTATTTTATTACTATGAAAAAGAAGATTGGAATATGCTAAGAAGAACTGCCCATAAATTTCTTTCAAATGCAAGTATGCTTGGAGCATTTAGTATTGTTGGAAATATTGACGAAATTGAAGACCTTGCTTTGCAAAAAAAGAAAAATGATAATATTCCTGAACTAATTAATACAGTAAATAAAGACTGCAAGATATTATCTATTCAATTTGAAAATGATTTTTTAAAAGATAATAATTAA
- a CDS encoding response regulator transcription factor yields MKVLVCEDDTMILKMIELRLKKDGYDITIAKDGKNGATMIKENKFDLIITDLLMPFFSGLELINLIRNELKLQTPLIVLSSVKFEDTILKAFELGADDYIVKPFSPNELSIRVKRHIKKR; encoded by the coding sequence ATGAAAGTTTTAGTATGTGAAGACGACACCATGATTCTGAAAATGATTGAATTACGACTCAAGAAAGATGGTTATGATATTACAATTGCAAAAGATGGGAAAAATGGAGCAACAATGATAAAAGAAAATAAATTTGATTTAATAATTACTGATTTGCTCATGCCGTTTTTTAGTGGTTTGGAATTAATTAACCTTATAAGAAATGAATTAAAACTTCAAACACCTTTAATAGTTTTATCCTCAGTAAAATTTGAGGATACTATTTTAAAGGCATTTGAACTTGGTGCTGATGATTATATTGTTAAACCATTTAGCCCAAATGAACTTTCAATTAGAGTAAAACGACATATTAAAAAAAGATAA
- a CDS encoding YaiO family outer membrane beta-barrel protein yields MTNKFAYSIFLICCILNFTNINIVKGQNIILINEIEDVDSSFLLAREYAFNGSRDTSRAICYKILERAPSYDDVRILIGRTYTWDGEYSKARKEFKTVYDSSPDYYDLINAIIDLEKWSENYDKAIEYCMHGLSYYPFDSNFLYKKADILDSKKEYDLSLEIVDSLIFKYPKDTLFTNLKESILEHIEIQNDTIDTDSLFMQAREYAFNGKRDSSRILCQQILNKNPNYHEVRTLLGRTYLWDKKYNLAKKEFHKVLLDDSANYQAISASIDCENWSDDYDSALSFCNYGLFYHPNDCDFLYKKASVFDNQEEYDTALKVLKYLNTLCPEHEKGNSLLKNVKASNQKNSISLNYSFEYFGIPWNRRFHLTTLKYGHKFKKFSIIAKYYIGDMVFDSEHLLTKDIDGEPELDVYFDIWKDAYAWTSYGYSWNHNLFPRHRFGFEIYQSLPNAFETSLGIRYMQFYRDSDSSANNILIYTASVGKYIGNWWILLRTYISPKSYGVSNSFHLSFRRYFKHKDNYFSVVLSTGNSPDERINKIGDFDMLDSKRIRLGYKDKISSSFLYEIRVGYNYEEYKTDNNINNRNAYDASILLEYLF; encoded by the coding sequence ATGACAAATAAATTTGCATATTCCATTTTTTTGATATGTTGTATTCTAAACTTTACAAATATTAATATTGTAAAAGGTCAAAATATCATTCTTATCAATGAAATAGAAGATGTTGACAGTTCTTTTTTGCTTGCACGTGAATATGCATTTAATGGCTCAAGAGACACTTCAAGAGCAATTTGCTATAAAATTTTAGAAAGAGCACCATCTTATGATGATGTCCGAATACTTATTGGCAGAACTTATACATGGGATGGAGAGTACTCAAAAGCAAGAAAAGAATTTAAAACCGTTTACGATAGCTCACCCGATTATTATGATTTAATAAATGCTATTATTGACCTTGAAAAATGGTCGGAAAATTACGATAAAGCAATTGAATATTGTATGCACGGATTAAGCTATTATCCTTTTGATAGTAATTTTTTATACAAAAAAGCAGACATCCTTGACAGTAAAAAAGAATATGATTTATCATTAGAAATTGTTGATTCATTAATATTTAAATACCCTAAAGACACTTTATTCACAAATCTCAAAGAATCAATTTTAGAACATATTGAAATACAGAATGACACAATTGATACAGACAGTCTTTTTATGCAAGCCCGAGAATATGCTTTTAATGGAAAACGTGATTCTTCAAGAATACTTTGCCAACAAATTTTAAATAAAAACCCAAATTATCATGAAGTAAGAACTTTGTTAGGACGAACTTATCTTTGGGATAAAAAATATAATTTAGCAAAAAAAGAATTTCATAAAGTACTTTTAGATGATTCGGCAAATTACCAAGCAATAAGTGCTTCTATTGATTGCGAAAACTGGTCAGACGATTACGACTCGGCATTAAGTTTTTGCAATTATGGATTATTTTATCATCCTAATGACTGTGATTTCCTTTATAAAAAAGCAAGTGTTTTTGATAATCAAGAAGAATACGATACCGCCCTTAAAGTATTGAAATATTTAAATACACTATGTCCCGAACATGAAAAAGGCAACTCATTGCTTAAAAATGTAAAAGCTTCAAATCAAAAAAACAGCATTTCGTTAAACTATTCATTTGAATATTTTGGTATTCCTTGGAACAGAAGATTTCATCTTACTACTTTAAAATACGGACACAAATTTAAAAAATTCTCAATAATTGCAAAATATTATATCGGTGATATGGTTTTTGATTCCGAACATCTTCTTACAAAAGATATTGATGGCGAGCCTGAATTAGATGTATATTTTGACATTTGGAAAGATGCTTATGCATGGACAAGCTATGGTTATTCATGGAATCACAATCTATTTCCACGACACCGATTCGGATTCGAAATTTATCAATCCTTACCAAATGCCTTTGAAACATCTTTGGGAATAAGGTACATGCAATTTTATCGCGATTCTGATAGTTCTGCAAATAACATTCTTATTTACACAGCATCTGTAGGAAAATACATAGGAAACTGGTGGATATTATTAAGAACTTATATTTCTCCAAAATCCTATGGTGTTTCTAATTCCTTTCATTTGTCTTTTCGCAGATATTTTAAACACAAAGATAACTATTTTTCAGTTGTACTTTCAACAGGAAATTCACCCGATGAAAGAATAAACAAAATTGGTGATTTTGATATGTTAGATTCTAAAAGGATTAGATTAGGATATAAAGATAAAATTTCTTCTTCTTTTTTATATGAAATTAGAGTAGGATATAATTATGAAGAATATAAAACAGATAACAATATTAATAATCGTAATGCTTATGATGCTAGTATTTTATTAGAATATTTATTTTAA